One genomic region from Leptolyngbyaceae cyanobacterium JSC-12 encodes:
- a CDS encoding putative membrane protein (IMG reference gene:2510098440~PFAM: Protein of unknown function (DUF962)) produces MVPTTICPSGLLGGNVVSYFQEAKAHFIASHQNPINQALHHLTNMLAIAAVVFLLIDWRITLVCLVFTQVFALGGHAFFEKNEPAFVKYPGITILASLSWSLDHWFGLRQILTHFKEVRG; encoded by the coding sequence ATGGTGCCTACAACCATTTGCCCATCAGGGCTGCTTGGAGGAAACGTTGTGAGCTATTTTCAAGAGGCAAAGGCACACTTCATTGCCAGCCACCAAAACCCGATTAATCAAGCTCTGCATCATCTCACCAACATGCTAGCGATCGCGGCAGTTGTCTTTTTATTGATTGACTGGCGCATTACGCTGGTTTGTTTAGTGTTCACGCAAGTCTTCGCTCTTGGTGGACATGCCTTCTTCGAGAAAAACGAGCCTGCTTTCGTTAAGTATCCTGGCATCACGATTCTTGCATCCCTATCTTGGTCACTTGATCACTGGTTCGGACTGCGACAAATTTTGACCCATTTTAAGGAGGTTAGAGGCTGA
- a CDS encoding hypothetical protein (IMG reference gene:2510098441) yields the protein MGFGVWGIGREIFRWLILDRKSGVVTRLPHLPHLP from the coding sequence ATGGGGTTTGGGGTGTGGGGTATTGGGAGAGAAATCTTTAGATGGTTGATTTTAGATCGCAAGTCAGGAGTAGTTACCCGTCTACCTCACCTTCCCCACCTGCCTTAA
- a CDS encoding putative TIM-barrel fold metal-dependent hydrolase (IMG reference gene:2510098442~PFAM: Amidohydrolase) — protein sequence MYDGLLVIDADAHKLENPLIMRDYLEPEFRDRVGLVIDNLGDQRVKILDFNPKTGENDLAQLFPQPSGLGKGGFRTLHPETTLGAMFNRARIEHMDQEGIDVHVIYGTLNLIFPSLLDKDLAVALCKAYNSYIAEDCQPYRDRLKPIGVLPLQDVNEAIQEMHRCVNDLGMIGVAVPPNLPIPHPRAPEAFPEVRTCKAISHPDFRSVLQAAVDLDVALGIHGAPGSFMMGGIADHMETFVLTHIFVQRNQQQHAMTRMVFDGAFEQFPTLRVGFLEGGCGWLPDLAHAMHEHWEKRIRDFDPKNPYKPPFMELTKLMMQERGTHNSTTVLSQMKSMFDLLWSADRNTLNVEDSSLYEHYNLRHRDPMEYFERGQIFVSFESDDPAPAYMHLAMGEVGKRLACFSGDYGHWDGVLQHCVRDAATKADYDRDHLARLLGENALTLYGDRLRTSLPNSSKGLPSLATSTR from the coding sequence ATGTACGACGGACTGTTAGTTATCGATGCCGATGCTCATAAGTTAGAAAATCCCTTGATTATGCGGGATTACCTGGAGCCAGAATTTCGCGATCGCGTTGGGTTAGTGATTGATAATCTGGGCGATCAGCGTGTCAAAATTTTGGATTTTAACCCGAAGACAGGTGAAAATGATCTGGCACAATTATTTCCCCAGCCCAGCGGTCTGGGCAAAGGTGGATTTCGAACTTTGCATCCTGAAACAACGCTGGGAGCCATGTTCAACCGTGCCCGGATTGAGCACATGGATCAAGAAGGAATTGATGTTCATGTGATTTACGGAACGTTAAACCTGATTTTTCCATCTTTGCTTGATAAAGATCTGGCAGTGGCGCTGTGCAAAGCTTACAACAGCTACATAGCAGAGGATTGCCAACCTTACCGCGATCGCCTTAAACCCATTGGCGTATTGCCTCTCCAGGATGTGAACGAAGCCATTCAGGAAATGCATCGTTGTGTTAATGACCTGGGGATGATTGGGGTTGCCGTTCCCCCCAACCTGCCCATTCCCCATCCTCGTGCACCTGAAGCTTTCCCCGAAGTCCGCACCTGCAAAGCTATCAGTCATCCCGATTTCCGGTCTGTTCTGCAGGCGGCAGTGGATCTGGATGTTGCGCTGGGAATTCACGGCGCGCCAGGTTCTTTCATGATGGGTGGCATTGCCGATCACATGGAGACCTTTGTGCTGACTCACATTTTTGTTCAGCGTAACCAGCAACAACACGCCATGACTCGTATGGTATTTGATGGCGCATTTGAACAATTTCCTACTCTGCGCGTTGGCTTTTTAGAAGGCGGTTGCGGCTGGCTGCCCGACCTTGCCCATGCTATGCACGAACATTGGGAAAAACGTATCCGCGACTTCGATCCCAAAAACCCCTACAAGCCACCCTTCATGGAGCTTACCAAGCTAATGATGCAGGAGCGCGGCACCCACAATAGCACGACTGTTTTGAGCCAAATGAAGAGTATGTTTGATTTACTCTGGTCAGCCGATCGCAATACACTCAACGTGGAAGACTCCAGCCTATACGAACATTACAATCTACGGCATCGTGACCCAATGGAATATTTTGAGCGGGGGCAAATTTTTGTTTCTTTTGAATCGGATGATCCCGCACCTGCGTATATGCATCTAGCAATGGGCGAGGTGGGCAAACGACTGGCATGTTTTTCTGGAGATTATGGTCACTGGGATGGCGTATTGCAGCACTGTGTCCGTGATGCAGCAACTAAAGCTGATTATGATCGTGACCACCTTGCTCGTTTATTGGGTGAAAATGCCCTGACACTTTATGGCGATCGCCTCCGCACTTCCTTACCTAACTCTTCCAAAGGATTACCCAGCTTGGCAACCTCCACTCGCTAG
- a CDS encoding ABC-type antimicrobial peptide transport system, permease component (IMG reference gene:2510098443~PFAM: Predicted permease~TIGRFAM: DevC protein): MASIARKNLFEDIPRFIVAQAGIMFAVSLVTIQVGILDGFGRSTTRLIEQSDADIWVGAKEMLHLDVTLPIPLERLIQARQVNGVKHAEALMARQAIWLDSSDRIVPVRVWGFNPDGRLFPNWKSLKGSLETLKEPYSFITDRSNLATLNLKQVSDIGKIVPFRAKLVGLSEDTQSMASNTSLFASLENANAFGGGINSSLNCTIDGGQVQCLNPSQALSSQTEAPVSPPRRLNLTDPISYVLVEAEPGQDLTKLKQDLDAALPGTRAHTKEEIAEITRTYWRQRTGVGFILGLGATVGVIVGMVVVSQILYSSVSDHIKEFGTLKAMGASDWVIYSVITEQALWMAILGYIPSIGLCLALGTWTAAAKGIVILITPATAIAVFGVTVVMCVSSALFAIQKVTHVDPAIVFKA; this comes from the coding sequence ATGGCTTCTATTGCCCGTAAAAACCTGTTTGAAGACATTCCCCGTTTTATTGTGGCGCAAGCAGGGATTATGTTCGCTGTTAGTCTAGTCACTATTCAGGTCGGTATTTTAGATGGATTTGGGCGTTCTACCACTCGGTTAATTGAGCAATCGGATGCAGACATTTGGGTAGGTGCTAAGGAAATGTTGCATCTGGATGTGACGTTGCCTATTCCTCTAGAGCGTTTGATCCAAGCACGCCAGGTTAATGGTGTAAAACACGCAGAAGCGTTGATGGCTCGGCAGGCAATTTGGTTAGATTCAAGCGATCGCATCGTCCCTGTCCGGGTTTGGGGATTTAATCCCGATGGACGGTTGTTTCCAAACTGGAAATCATTGAAAGGATCGCTGGAGACATTAAAAGAACCTTATTCATTCATTACTGACCGCAGTAACTTGGCTACCCTGAACTTAAAGCAGGTTAGTGACATTGGGAAAATTGTCCCATTTCGGGCAAAACTTGTAGGGCTGAGCGAAGATACTCAGTCTATGGCGTCTAATACGTCCCTATTCGCCTCCTTAGAAAATGCTAATGCCTTTGGAGGAGGGATTAACTCGTCCTTAAACTGTACGATTGATGGAGGACAAGTGCAATGCCTGAATCCATCCCAAGCTCTGAGCAGTCAGACTGAGGCTCCCGTTTCTCCCCCAAGACGGTTGAACCTAACCGATCCAATTTCCTATGTCTTAGTTGAAGCTGAACCTGGGCAAGACCTGACAAAGCTCAAACAAGACTTAGACGCTGCTCTACCAGGAACTCGCGCCCATACGAAAGAGGAGATTGCCGAGATCACCCGCACTTACTGGCGGCAACGTACAGGGGTAGGGTTCATTCTGGGGCTAGGGGCAACAGTTGGTGTGATCGTGGGGATGGTGGTTGTCAGCCAGATTCTCTACTCCTCAGTATCCGACCATATTAAAGAGTTTGGAACTCTGAAAGCAATGGGAGCGTCAGATTGGGTTATATACAGTGTGATCACGGAACAGGCTCTTTGGATGGCGATTTTGGGCTACATTCCTAGCATAGGATTATGCCTTGCTCTAGGAACCTGGACGGCCGCCGCAAAAGGAATTGTTATTTTAATTACTCCAGCAACAGCGATCGCAGTGTTTGGTGTGACAGTAGTGATGTGTGTTAGTTCCGCTCTATTTGCAATCCAGAAGGTGACCCATGTAGATCCTGCCATTGTGTTTAAAGCCTGA
- a CDS encoding ABC-type antimicrobial peptide transport system, ATPase component (IMG reference gene:2510098444~PFAM: ABC transporter~TIGRFAM: ABC exporter ATP-binding subunit, DevA family): protein MTASQINIAEFVKSSERSASTARESSLSHLGSLERVGNKAVVARGIEMTFQSGIEASSVLQGVELEIPYGEIQLLMGPSGSGKTTLLSILAGILTPTAGTVHLLGQNITQMTKDELSRFRLKNIGFIFQGFNLFPALTAAENVEVALRMKGIKGAVAKREATDLLYQVGLGNRVNYLPRDLSGGQKQRVAIARALAGNPRLIMADEPTASLDSHSGHTVIELLRDLAKESNRTVLIVTHDPRLVDVADRVTHLEDGILKN from the coding sequence ATGACAGCGTCTCAAATTAACATTGCTGAATTTGTCAAAAGTTCAGAGCGTTCTGCGTCTACTGCTAGGGAGTCCTCCCTCAGCCACCTGGGGAGCTTGGAGCGGGTAGGCAATAAAGCAGTGGTCGCAAGAGGAATAGAGATGACCTTCCAATCTGGGATTGAGGCGTCGTCTGTTCTTCAAGGTGTGGAGTTGGAAATTCCCTATGGTGAAATTCAACTTCTAATGGGACCTTCTGGCTCTGGTAAAACCACATTATTATCAATTCTGGCAGGGATTTTAACCCCAACGGCTGGAACAGTTCATCTACTGGGTCAAAATATTACCCAAATGACCAAGGATGAACTATCCAGATTTCGTTTGAAAAATATTGGCTTTATTTTTCAGGGATTCAACCTGTTTCCGGCTCTGACTGCTGCCGAGAATGTGGAGGTGGCTCTCCGCATGAAAGGGATCAAGGGTGCAGTCGCAAAACGGGAAGCAACAGATCTGCTGTATCAAGTTGGGTTGGGGAATCGGGTCAACTACTTACCCCGTGATCTGTCGGGTGGACAAAAACAACGAGTGGCGATCGCCCGTGCTTTAGCTGGTAATCCTCGCTTGATCATGGCAGACGAACCTACTGCTTCTTTAGACTCTCATAGTGGTCATACGGTCATCGAGTTATTACGTGATCTGGCAAAGGAAAGCAATCGGACTGTTCTGATCGTGACCCATGATCCTCGCCTGGTGGATGTAGCGGATCGCGTCACTCACTTGGAAGATGGCATTCTGAAGAACTGA
- a CDS encoding putative N-acetylmannosamine-6-phosphate epimerase (IMG reference gene:2510098445~PFAM: Putative N-acetylmannosamine-6-phosphate epimerase): MSTPSDWLPTLKGGLIISCQAPADSPMHEPTVIAAMAAASVNRGAAGVRIESPAHVEAVRKRVSAPIIGLWKQQISGYEVYITPQFHHAAAIAQAGADIIAIDATTRPRPEGETLETLIARIHAELGKPVMADVDTLENAIAALKAGADIVGTTLYGYTTETKHLKPPGFDLLVQFVKKLDTFIVCEGGIASADMAKQAINLGADAVVVGTAITGVDLQVEAYCEKVRSVRQQSVES, from the coding sequence ATGTCTACTCCATCTGACTGGTTACCCACCCTCAAAGGAGGATTGATTATTTCCTGTCAGGCTCCTGCCGATTCTCCTATGCATGAACCGACTGTGATTGCTGCAATGGCAGCAGCATCGGTGAATCGAGGAGCCGCAGGGGTGCGGATTGAAAGTCCTGCCCATGTGGAAGCTGTGCGGAAACGAGTGTCAGCGCCAATTATTGGGCTATGGAAACAGCAGATCTCCGGCTATGAGGTCTACATTACGCCGCAATTTCATCATGCGGCCGCGATCGCCCAGGCAGGGGCCGATATCATCGCTATTGATGCCACAACCCGACCCCGCCCCGAAGGTGAAACCCTGGAAACCTTAATTGCTCGAATTCATGCAGAATTGGGCAAACCCGTCATGGCAGATGTAGATACGCTGGAAAATGCGATCGCTGCCCTTAAGGCTGGGGCTGATATAGTTGGCACAACGCTGTACGGCTATACTACTGAGACGAAGCACCTCAAACCTCCAGGCTTTGATCTCCTAGTACAATTTGTGAAAAAATTAGACACTTTTATTGTGTGTGAAGGCGGAATTGCCTCGGCAGATATGGCGAAACAGGCAATTAATCTGGGAGCCGATGCAGTGGTTGTAGGCACTGCTATTACAGGAGTTGACTTACAGGTTGAAGCCTATTGTGAAAAAGTGCGATCAGTGCGTCAGCAATCTGTTGAGTCATGA
- a CDS encoding flavoprotein, HI0933 family (IMG reference gene:2510098446~PFAM: HI0933-like protein~TIGRFAM: flavoprotein, HI0933 family): protein MALTIVVIGGGAAGYFGAIAAAEAYPCAHVIVLEAARHPLAKVRISGGGRCNVTHACFDPALLVQNYPRGSKALRGAFSRFQAKDTVEWFATRGVELKTEADGRIFPVTDSSATIIECLLRAAYEAGVQLCTGVQVQKVTRQEAGFLIQSRSGQPIVCDRLLLTTGSSPQGYAIAQSLGHHLLAPVPSLFTFNIQDERLEALAGVTVNQVYLRLQVGEKTTFEQAGPLLITHWGLSGPAVLKLSAWGARVLHERNYQATLRVNWVPQSNPEGLRQQLQAVRLQLSRKTIVANCPVMIPRRLWEKLTAYVGIQIGDRWAEVSNKTLNLLIQELTQGEYAITGKGIFKDEFVTCGGVDLKEIDFKTMQSQVCPGLYLAGEILDIDGITGGFNFQSAWTTGWLAGQAIGA, encoded by the coding sequence TTGGCATTAACGATTGTTGTAATTGGAGGAGGAGCAGCAGGTTACTTTGGGGCGATCGCGGCTGCCGAAGCCTATCCCTGTGCTCATGTCATAGTGTTGGAAGCAGCACGACACCCCCTGGCGAAAGTACGAATTTCTGGAGGGGGACGCTGTAACGTGACCCACGCCTGTTTTGATCCGGCACTGCTTGTACAAAACTATCCCAGAGGTAGTAAAGCTCTTCGAGGAGCATTTTCCCGATTTCAAGCAAAAGATACAGTGGAATGGTTTGCAACACGGGGAGTAGAACTCAAAACAGAAGCCGATGGGCGAATCTTCCCAGTTACAGACAGTTCTGCCACGATCATTGAATGTTTACTGCGAGCCGCCTACGAAGCCGGAGTTCAGCTTTGCACAGGTGTTCAGGTGCAAAAAGTAACCCGTCAGGAAGCAGGATTTTTAATCCAGAGCCGCTCTGGACAACCCATAGTTTGCGATCGCTTACTGCTAACAACGGGTAGTAGCCCCCAAGGCTACGCGATCGCTCAATCATTGGGGCATCACCTGCTGGCACCTGTTCCTTCCCTGTTTACTTTCAACATCCAGGATGAGCGGTTAGAAGCATTAGCAGGTGTAACGGTCAATCAGGTTTATCTCCGCTTGCAGGTAGGAGAAAAGACAACGTTTGAACAGGCAGGTCCATTGTTAATTACCCATTGGGGTTTAAGTGGTCCTGCTGTCTTAAAACTTTCAGCCTGGGGAGCTAGGGTTTTGCATGAACGGAATTACCAGGCAACCCTGCGAGTGAACTGGGTACCGCAATCTAACCCAGAGGGTTTGCGCCAGCAACTTCAAGCCGTGCGATTGCAACTTTCCCGCAAAACCATCGTTGCTAATTGCCCTGTGATGATTCCACGCCGCCTGTGGGAAAAGCTGACTGCCTATGTAGGTATTCAAATAGGCGATCGCTGGGCAGAGGTTTCTAACAAAACCCTGAATTTGCTGATCCAAGAACTAACTCAGGGGGAATATGCCATCACAGGCAAAGGCATCTTTAAAGACGAATTTGTTACCTGCGGTGGTGTCGATCTGAAAGAAATTGACTTCAAAACCATGCAAAGCCAAGTCTGTCCAGGACTTTACCTGGCTGGCGAAATCCTGGACATTGACGGCATTACAGGCGGGTTCAACTTTCAAAGTGCATGGACAACTGGATGGCTAGCAGGACAAGCGATCGGTGCTTGA
- a CDS encoding SH3 domain-containing protein (IMG reference gene:2510098447~PFAM: Bacterial SH3 domain) yields MTISDLVQFSSAHLSPISSPLQTCTKPWRSKVSGKGCLYVLSLVMAAISLGIFAERSSAQVVYFERPIGTTIESGVVSTNSGIGLNVRSGPGLSFPIIGGADDGNFLRLVGSPVFADGYRWQRVSTGGWVASDFVSNTGMVNISIGNNCLRTISACGGDSETVVSRPISVRPIIISTPVAPGPYIAAVPGGAATLNQVRRIVPSAQLDRAREGSFVNAGGFATHDGAQSMTALLRANGFDARVIYGR; encoded by the coding sequence ATGACAATCTCCGATTTGGTGCAGTTTTCTTCTGCACATCTATCCCCCATCTCTTCTCCCTTGCAAACTTGCACCAAACCCTGGCGATCTAAAGTTTCTGGGAAAGGTTGTTTGTATGTTCTCAGTTTGGTGATGGCAGCGATCAGTCTTGGTATCTTTGCCGAACGGTCTTCTGCTCAGGTTGTTTATTTTGAACGCCCAATCGGTACCACTATCGAATCCGGTGTTGTTTCCACCAACAGCGGAATCGGCTTAAACGTTCGGTCAGGACCGGGATTGAGCTTTCCAATTATTGGCGGTGCTGATGATGGTAATTTTTTGCGATTGGTTGGCTCGCCTGTATTTGCAGATGGCTATCGCTGGCAGCGGGTATCTACTGGTGGTTGGGTGGCGAGTGATTTTGTCAGTAATACTGGGATGGTGAATATCTCAATTGGTAATAACTGTCTACGAACTATTTCAGCCTGTGGCGGTGATTCAGAAACTGTGGTGAGCCGCCCGATTAGCGTTCGTCCAATTATTATTAGCACGCCTGTTGCTCCCGGTCCTTACATTGCAGCAGTTCCAGGTGGCGCAGCAACCTTAAACCAGGTACGACGGATCGTGCCCAGTGCCCAATTAGACAGAGCACGGGAAGGCTCCTTCGTGAATGCGGGTGGGTTTGCTACGCATGATGGTGCCCAATCGATGACGGCTCTGCTGCGAGCAAACGGGTTTGATGCGCGGGTAATTTATGGCAGGTAA
- a CDS encoding DNA modification methylase (IMG reference gene:2510098448~PFAM: DNA methylase): MNSSVAIAHQHPNGTLFCGDALAWLPTLADSSVDLAIADPPYNLKKAAWDTFESEEVYINWSLQWIAQIARVLKPTGSLYLMGFSETLADLKRPASKYFRGCRWLIWHYKNKANLGRDWGRSHESILLFRKTESATINIDNIRIPYGNHTLKYPSHPQALSSQYGNAEKCDRYQTWRPNPRGAKPKDVIEIPTTCNGMREKTPHPTQKPEALIRKFVLASSKPGDLVIDPFSGSGTTLVVAEQLGRRWLGCELNWEYNEWAIRRIEAAEHLTEQEWFWRDRKDEERRRRIRS, from the coding sequence TTGAATTCTTCAGTTGCGATCGCTCATCAACATCCCAATGGCACTTTATTTTGTGGCGATGCCTTGGCATGGCTACCCACCTTAGCAGATAGTTCAGTTGATTTGGCGATCGCAGATCCGCCTTATAACCTCAAAAAAGCAGCCTGGGATACATTTGAATCTGAAGAAGTTTATATCAACTGGTCACTACAATGGATTGCACAAATTGCACGAGTCTTAAAACCAACTGGCTCTCTTTACCTGATGGGTTTTTCAGAAACCCTGGCAGACCTCAAACGCCCTGCCAGCAAATATTTCAGAGGATGTCGCTGGCTCATTTGGCACTACAAAAATAAGGCAAATTTAGGGCGAGATTGGGGACGATCGCACGAAAGCATCTTGCTATTTCGTAAAACAGAATCTGCTACCATCAACATCGACAATATTCGGATTCCCTACGGAAACCATACCTTGAAGTATCCTAGTCATCCACAGGCGCTGAGCAGCCAATATGGCAATGCTGAAAAGTGCGATCGCTATCAAACATGGCGACCCAATCCACGTGGTGCTAAACCTAAAGATGTAATTGAAATTCCCACAACCTGCAACGGAATGCGAGAAAAAACACCCCACCCCACCCAAAAACCAGAAGCATTAATTCGGAAATTTGTGCTGGCTTCTTCGAAGCCTGGAGACCTGGTAATTGACCCTTTTTCGGGTTCAGGAACTACCCTGGTTGTAGCAGAACAATTGGGACGGCGCTGGTTGGGTTGCGAACTGAATTGGGAATATAACGAATGGGCAATTCGCAGAATTGAGGCAGCAGAACATCTCACAGAGCAAGAATGGTTTTGGCGCGATCGCAAAGATGAAGAACGGCGACGGCGAATTCGATCATGA
- a CDS encoding hypothetical protein (IMG reference gene:2510098449), with product MVELFVHSSLKFQTFFDDPSEMTATSKMHQSIQYPEHSILRAERAMRCSPFHLELFTNMVSQSVALNQIAQTAGVQNAYTTQPLSELRAESELLWLIQVGLLRREVDGQGLTDSFRLTPLGRQLVAKWQNQSKSAHYAPTWSDRLSNILTRWLRLPF from the coding sequence ATGGTTGAATTATTCGTTCACTCTTCGCTAAAGTTCCAAACCTTTTTCGACGACCCCTCTGAAATGACTGCAACTTCTAAAATGCATCAGTCCATTCAATATCCGGAACATTCTATTCTTCGGGCAGAGCGAGCGATGCGGTGCTCTCCTTTCCATCTGGAGCTATTTACTAACATGGTTTCGCAGAGCGTTGCACTTAACCAGATTGCCCAAACAGCGGGTGTTCAGAATGCTTACACTACCCAGCCTTTGTCAGAACTCCGAGCAGAAAGTGAGCTACTTTGGCTGATTCAAGTTGGGTTACTGAGAAGAGAGGTAGACGGACAGGGATTAACTGATAGCTTTCGGCTTACACCACTGGGACGGCAACTTGTCGCTAAGTGGCAAAATCAATCAAAATCAGCGCATTATGCACCTACCTGGAGCGATCGCCTCTCCAACATCCTCACCCGATGGCTTAGACTACCCTTCTAA
- a CDS encoding adenosylcobyric acid synthase (glutamine-hydrolysing) (IMG reference gene:2510098450~PFAM: CobQ/CobB/MinD/ParA nucleotide binding domain; CobB/CobQ-like glutamine amidotransferase domain~TIGRFAM: cobyric acid synthase CobQ), with translation MKAMMVVGTTSHAGKSLLVTAICRILSRRGWRVSPFKGQNMALNAYVTSSGGEIGHAQAVQAWAAGIMPTVEMNPILLKPQGDMTSQVILKGRPVGRVNAAEYYEQYFDQGWQTIEESIKRLSEEYDLLVCEGAGSPAEINLKHRDLTNMRVAKHLNAPTLLVVDIDRGGAFAHVVGTLELLEPDERELIKGIVINKFRGQRSLLQPGIDWLQERTGIPVVGVIPWLDQAFPAEDSLSLLEPRTPSSGSSDINIAVIRLPRISNFTDFDPLEAESTVSVKYISPKPPLGHPDALIIPGSKTTIADLIVLHRTGMTEEIQNYVAAGGTVLGICGGYQMLGKILADPEGIEGQEGRYKGIGLLPLKTVIAGQKIARQRVVTSNYPQEGLPVTGYEIHQGRSRLMEDATGTNPLFDDANLGIVDESQSVWGTYLHGIFDNGAWRRAWLNRLRQQRGLKSLPTGVANYREQREMMLDILADMVEPHLNLTPFLPSETV, from the coding sequence ATGAAAGCCATGATGGTAGTGGGAACGACATCCCACGCAGGTAAATCACTACTGGTAACGGCTATTTGTCGGATTTTGAGCCGACGCGGGTGGCGAGTGTCACCCTTTAAGGGTCAAAACATGGCACTCAATGCCTATGTCACAAGCAGCGGTGGCGAAATTGGTCATGCTCAAGCAGTGCAAGCCTGGGCAGCAGGGATCATGCCAACGGTTGAGATGAACCCGATTCTCCTAAAACCTCAAGGCGACATGACTTCTCAGGTGATTTTGAAGGGGAGACCCGTTGGGCGAGTAAATGCAGCGGAATATTACGAGCAGTACTTTGACCAGGGTTGGCAAACGATTGAGGAATCAATTAAACGGCTATCTGAAGAATATGATCTGCTGGTTTGCGAAGGTGCAGGCAGCCCTGCCGAGATTAACTTGAAGCATCGAGATTTGACGAATATGCGGGTGGCAAAGCACTTAAATGCTCCCACGTTGCTAGTGGTTGATATTGATCGAGGTGGGGCGTTTGCCCACGTAGTCGGAACGTTGGAACTCCTGGAACCGGATGAACGCGAGTTGATTAAAGGAATTGTTATTAACAAGTTTCGGGGGCAGCGATCGCTTCTACAACCGGGGATTGATTGGCTGCAAGAGCGAACCGGAATCCCTGTAGTCGGTGTGATCCCCTGGCTTGATCAGGCTTTTCCTGCAGAAGATTCTTTGAGCCTGCTAGAACCTCGCACTCCCAGTTCTGGCAGCAGCGACATCAACATTGCAGTGATTCGGCTGCCGCGCATTTCTAACTTTACTGACTTTGATCCCCTAGAAGCAGAATCAACGGTTTCTGTAAAATACATCAGCCCTAAACCACCTCTGGGGCATCCAGATGCGTTGATTATTCCAGGGTCTAAAACCACGATCGCCGATCTAATCGTGCTGCACCGAACTGGGATGACTGAGGAAATCCAAAACTACGTAGCAGCAGGCGGCACTGTGCTTGGCATTTGTGGTGGTTATCAAATGTTGGGCAAAATTCTGGCAGATCCCGAAGGCATTGAAGGTCAGGAAGGGCGCTACAAGGGGATTGGGTTACTTCCCTTAAAAACCGTAATTGCTGGACAGAAAATTGCTCGCCAGCGCGTAGTAACCTCCAACTATCCCCAGGAAGGACTACCTGTGACGGGCTATGAAATTCACCAGGGGCGATCGCGCCTGATGGAAGATGCCACTGGCACCAACCCCCTGTTTGATGATGCTAACCTGGGCATTGTGGATGAGAGCCAGTCAGTTTGGGGCACTTACCTGCACGGCATCTTTGATAACGGTGCCTGGCGTAGGGCATGGCTCAATCGGTTACGTCAACAGCGGGGGCTAAAATCCCTTCCAACAGGCGTTGCAAACTACCGCGAACAACGGGAAATGATGTTGGATATCCTGGCAGACATGGTAGAACCACATCTGAATCTGACTCCATTTTTGCCTAGCGAAACAGTTTAG